From Lepus europaeus isolate LE1 chromosome 3, mLepTim1.pri, whole genome shotgun sequence, a single genomic window includes:
- the LOC133756129 gene encoding LOW QUALITY PROTEIN: ubiquitin-associated protein 2-like (The sequence of the model RefSeq protein was modified relative to this genomic sequence to represent the inferred CDS: inserted 1 base in 1 codon) gives MMTSVSSDRCRGAREKSQISTTQATQPQKQVVQATAEQMRLAQVIFDKNDSDFEAKVKQLMEVTGKNQDECIVALHDCNGDVNKAINILLEGNSDTTSWETVGGKKKNLGKESSENKENREKRNEKEPSRGRGNTNRKGRGGNRGREFRGEENGIDCNQGEKPSDRGKRARGRGFGRGRGRGAGRFSTQAMGTFNPADYSDSTSSDGCGTKLVIWEAAQNGANEGSELASNDHSVAQDXAKGSYKLKGAWKNSVEEWTTEDWNEDLSETKVFTSSSVPGENQATPGQSIDLVALLQKSVPPNQASEANSFETSQQPGFGQALVFTNSQHNNQMAPGTGGSNAVNSYSPQSLSSVLGSGFGELAPSKMGNITSSQILDQLKVPSLGQFTTTPSSQQNSASPPTTTTSWDLKPSASQPSVLSHFDFKSQPEPSPVLSQLSQRQQHQTPAVPAPPPGLESFPSQAKLRESVPGDNTSTVNKLLQLPSLTVENIAVSAHQPQPKHIKLPKRRIPPASKIPASAVEMPGSADVTGLNVQFGALEFGSEPSLSEFGSAPSSENSNQIPISLYSKSLSDPLNTSLPMTSAVQNSTYTTSVITSSNLTSSSLSSTSPVTTSSSYDQSSVHNRIAYQSSVNPSDVASAGTVTNGHGGDRSQQTLDTASSVPAPKTTDAPSALPAVGPLPSTTVPSNSQHTATLPSLSQPGDLPGSPLSQLSSSLSTHQSSLSSHAALPASTSHTHAGVESAAPLPSPATFSAAATSASNTTTSGASLPSSVNTASGLCLGGSTVSTPGSARAAPLVTSGKPPPNLPQGVPPLLHSQYLVGPGGLLPAYPIYGYDELQMLQSWLPVDYYGIPFAAPTALASRDGSLANNPYSGDVTKFGRGDSASPAPPTTLAQPQQGQSQTHHTAQQPFLNPALPPGYSYTGLPYYTGVPSAFQYGPTMFVPPASAKQHGVNLSTPSTPFQQAGGYGQHSYGTGYDDLAQGTAAGDYPKAGYGGSPQVPSKSAGSGSGKGVSVSSSTTGLPDMSASVYNKTQTFDKQGFHAGTPPPFNLPSALGSTGPLAPGAAPGYAPPPFLHILPPHQQPHSQLLHHHLPQDAQSGSGQRSQPSSLQPKSQASKPTYGNSPYWTN, from the exons ATGATGACGTCAGTGAGCAGTGACCGTTGCCGAGGTGCTCGGGAAAAATCCCAGATTTCAACAACACAGGCAACACAACCACAAAAGCAAGTGGTACAGGCAACAGCTGAACAGATGCGCCTCGCCCAAGTGATCTTTGATAAGAATGATTCGGATTTTGAAGCTAAGGTTAAGCAGCTTATGGAAGTGACGGGAAAAAATCAAGATGAATGCATAGTGGCCCTACATGACTGTAATGGAGATGTGAACAAAGCTATCAACATATTGCTGGAAGGGAATTCAGACACGACTTCCTGGGAGACTGTAGGggggaagaagaaaaatttaggaaaagaaagttcagaaaacaaagaaaatagagagaaaagaaatgagaaagaaccAAGTCGAGGACGTGGCAACACCAACAGGAAAGGACGAGGTGGTAATCGTGGCAGAGAGTTTAGAGgtgaagaaaatggaattgatTGCAATCAAGGGGAAAAACCTTCAGACCGTGGCAAGCGAGCACGTGGTAGAGGATTTGGACGTggtagagggagaggggcaggaaggTTCTCAACCCAAGCCATGGGGACTTTTAATCCTGCGGACTATTCGGATTCCACATCTTCAGATGGGTGTGGAACAAAGCTAGTGATTTGGGAAGCTGCTCAGAATGGTGCAAATGAGGGAAGTGAACTGGCATCAAATGATCACAGCGTAGCTCAGG CTGCCAAAGGTTCTTACAAACTCAAAGGGGCCTGGAAGAATTCTGTGGAGGAATGGACAACAGAAGACTGGAACGAAGATCTTTCTGAAACAAAGGTGTTCACTTCCTCATCTGTTCCAGGAGAGAATCAGGCCACACCTGGGCAAAGCATTGATCTGGTAGCCTTGCTGCAGAAGTCTGTTCCTCCCAACCAAGCCTCAGAAGCCAACTCATTTGAAACTTCCCAACAGCCGGGTTTTGGCCAAGCCCTTGTCTTCACAAATTCTCAACATAACAATCAGATGGCACCAGGGACTGGCGGCTCCAATGCTGTCAACTCCTATTCTCCTCAAAGTCTGTCATCCGTTCTTGGCTCAGGATTTGGAGAGCTTGCACCATCCAAAATGGGGAACATCACTAGCTCCCAGATTTTGGACCAGTTGAAAGTTCCAAGTTTGGGCCAGTTTACCACCACCCCAAGTTCACAGCAGAATAGTGCGAGTCCCCCCACAACTACTACTTCTTGGGACCTCAAGCCTTCAGCATCCCAGCCCTCTGTCCTTAGTCATTTTGACTTCAAATCTCAGCCTGAGCCATCCCCCGTCCTTAGCCAGTTGAGCCAGCGACAGCAGCACCAGACCCCGGctgtccctgctcctcctcctggttTGGAGTCCTTTCCTTCTCAGGCAAAACTCCGAGAATCCGTGCCGGGAGACAACACCTCCACTGTGAACAAACTGTTACAACTTCCCAGCCTGACTGTGGAAAATATTGCCGTGTCTGCCCACCAGCCGCAGCCCAAACACATCAAACTGCCTAAGCGGCGGATACCTCCAGCGTCTAAGATTCCTGCTTCTGCGGTGGAAATGCCTGGCTCCGCAGATGTCACAGGTTTAAATGTTCAGTTTGGAGCCCTGGAGTTTGGATCAGAACCCTCTCTCTCGGAATTTGGATCAGCTCCAAGCAGTGAGAACAGTAATCAGATTCCCATCAGCTTATATTCAAAGTCTTTAAGTGATCCTTTGAATACCTCTTTACCAATGACCAGTGCAGTCCAGAACTCCACCTATACAACTTCAGTCATTACCTCCTCCAACCTGACCAGCTCGTCCCTGAGCTCCACTAGTCCAGTAACAACGTCTTCCTCCTATGACCAGAGTTCTGTGCACAACAGGATCGCATACCAAAGCTCTGTGAATCCATCGGATGTAGCCTCCGCTGGAACAGTCACGAATGGACATGGCGGTGACCGCAGTCAGCAGACACTGGACACTGCTTCATCCGTTCCAGCTCCAAAGACGACCGacgctccctctgccctcccagctgTGGGCCCCCTGCCCAGCACCACTGTACCCTCCAACTCCCAGCACACTGCCACTCTGCCCTCCTTGTCCCAGCCTGGCGACCTGCCCGGCAGCCCTCTCTCTCAGCTTAGCAGTTCCCTCTCTACTCATCAGAGCAGCCTGTCCTCGCACGCCGCCCTCCCCGCGAGCACGTCCCACACACATGCTGGTGTGGAGAGTGCCgctcccctcccatccccagcTACCTTCTCAGCGGCAGCCACCTCCGCCTCGAACACCACGACCTCAGGAGCCAGCCTGCCCAGTAGCGTGAACACAGCCAGCGGCCTCTGCCTGGGCGGGAGCACTGTGAGCACGCCCGGCAGCGCCAGGGCCGCGCCCTTGGTGACCTCAGGCAAGCCACCCCCAAACTTACCCCAGGGGGTGCCGCCTCTGCTGCACAGCCAGTACCTCGTGGGCCCTGGAGGACTGCTTCCTGCCTACCCGATCTATGGCTACGATGAGCTCCAGAtgctgcagtcctggctgccaGTGGATTACTACGGAATTCCCTTTGCCGCCCCCACAGCCCTCGCCAGCCGAGACGGGAGTTTAGCTAATAATCCGTATTCAGGTGATGTCACAAAGTTTGGCCGAGGTGACTCTGCTTCCCCTGCGCCCCCCACCACgctagctcagccccagcaggGCCAGTCCCAGACCCACCACACAGCGCAGCAGCCTTTTCTGAATCCTGCGCTGCCGCCTGGCTACAGCTATACTGGCCTCCCCTACTACACGGGCGTGCCCAGTGCCTTCCAGTATGGGCCCACCATGTTTGTCCCTCCAGCATCGGCCAAGCAGCATGGTGTGAACCTCAGCACCCCCAGCACCCCCTTCCAGCAAGCTGGTGGTTATGGCCAGCACAGCTACGGCACAGGTTATGACGACCTGGCCCAGGGGACGGCGGCGGGAGACTACCCTAAGGCTGGCTATGGTGGATCACCGCAGGTTCCCAGCAAGTCTGCAGGTTCTGGGTCTGGCAAAGGGGTCTCAGTGTCTTCAAGCACCACTGGCCTCCCCGATATGTCCGCTTCTGTGTACAACAAGACTCAGACGTTTGACAAGCAGGGATTTCATGCAGGGACCCCTCCACCTTTCAACCTGCCCTCAGCCTTAGGCTCCAccgggcccctggcccctggggcagcCCCTGGCTATGCGCCCCCACCTTTCCTGCACATCTTGCCGCCCCACCAGCAGCCtcactcccagctgctgcaccacCACCTTCCGCAGGACGCCCAGAGTGGCTCGGGTCAGCgcagccagcccagctccctgcagcccaAGTCTCAAGCCTCCAAACCCACCTACGGCAACTCTCCATACTGGACAAACTGA